The DNA sequence GTAACCAATTCGCCATGCAACTCATCGATATATGCCAATTGTACATCAATGCCACCACGACGCATCACATCACACAGTGCTACTGCTTCAAGCTCCTCAAACCCTTCTGCCAATGGTAATAATACACTTGCCACAAAAGACTCCTTGGTAGTATTTGCTATATCATTATAAATTTTTTAGGTAAATCAATAATCATAAAAAGATATGTTATTGCTTTTTAGCTACAAATCATTACTTTAATACACATCGTTTACAGAAAAGATTTACCACTTTCGAAGTCTCACGTGACACTTCATACACTGCCCAATAATTTTACTATGCTGCTGTAGTGCCTGAACTGCATCGCCTGTTTCGAAACGCTCTTCAAGTATTTCTGCTTTTTTAACAATTTTCTTTTGTATTTTACTTGTCATCTTTAAGTTATTGTTGAGCCATTTCTCATAAATATCTTTACTGTTTATCTCTTCATCAGTTGCATGTATTTTTACAATTGTATCTTTCAATACCCTTGTCCCTGCCTTAATGATATCTATATTATTATAGAGCAAACCCGATTGGATATCTTGCATTGCTTGTGCCATCTTTTGCATATCTGCAATTCTATCTGCTTGCGTATATCCACTCGCCATGGCAAAACGACTTAAGAGTACAAATATTGATACTACTGTTAACAATAGTGATAATTTCATTATATCTCCTTATTAATAATATAAAAGTATCATAACATGATAACGCATTATCTTTAAATAACTCAATTCGATTTATATTCATCACATATTTTGATGATAAATTTTTATAAAATTTAAGTTTTATTTTAAAGTTTTGGTGATAATATGGTGTTGTATCAAAAATTAATATAAAGGATATAGTGATGACAAAAATACTTATTTCGTGTGCAGTAGCAGCCGCACTTGCAACAACTACACAAGCAGATTTTAGCTTTGGAGACATGTTTAAAGACATGAAAGAGGCGGCAATCAGCATGAGTAAGGATGCCAAAGATAGCGTTGAATCCATGAAAGATGGCGCTGTTGAAACCAGTAAAAGTGCAGAGCGAACAGTTACTAATGTTAGCCATGACGCCAGAGATACATCCGTGAAAGTATCTGATGACTTAACATTAGTAACTGTTCGCTCTGCACTTTTACTGGTTTCAACAGCGCCATCTTTCATGGATTCAACGCTATCTTTGGCATCCTTACTCATGCTGATTGCCGCCTCTTTCATGTCTTTAAACATGTCTCCAAAGCTAAAATCTGCTTGTGTAGTTGTTGCAAGTGCGGCTGCTACTGCACACGAAATAAGTATTTTTGTCATCACTATATCCTTTATATTAATTTTTGATACAACACCATATTATCACCAAAACTTTAAAATAAAACTTAAATTTTATAAAAATTTATCATCAAAATATGTGATGAATATAAATCGAATTGAGTTATTTAAAGATAATGCGTTATCATGTTATGATACTTTTATATTATTAATAAGGAGATATAATGAAATTATCACTATTGTTAACAGTAGTATCAATATTTGTACTCTTAAGTCGTTTTGCCATGGCGAGTGGATATACGCAAGCAGATAGAATTGCAGATATGCAAAAGATGGCACAAG is a window from the Sulfurovum sp. genome containing:
- a CDS encoding cytochrome C; this translates as MKLSLLLTVVSIFVLLSRFAMASGYTQADRIADMQKMAQAMQDIQSGLLYNNIDIIKAGTRVLKDTIVKIHATDEEINSKDIYEKWLNNNLKMTSKIQKKIVKKAEILEERFETGDAVQALQQHSKIIGQCMKCHVRLRKW